Proteins encoded together in one Impatiens glandulifera chromosome 1, dImpGla2.1, whole genome shotgun sequence window:
- the LOC124917363 gene encoding uncharacterized protein LOC124917363: MGANQSAQLDEDEDENEEEEEEDDDDTRTPLLVTNNLVKKVLEQEPEMLPCHASASPLSPQLSNLGTPRLGPSIKVWDPCNVLAPPPLPPPPQFTRTTFSYDAIHDDRTITDLYLITHGDWHMNLRPDLIAGRCPEAALTPNGNRQARALAVFLKSQGIRFNAVYSSPLDRARATAVSVCQEMDLMEEQIQTSEALIEISQGDWEGCQRSEIHTPELSTLMERFQPDFSAPSGESLRQVQFRMIQFLNTTILSLPEKLSSKPQLDLLVHRQQHWHGHGGGPRKKSGKSRLQMIMTKTGGGGGGDNEADDEMSPRVATTITGKVNNNNNNIIRSSNVVGTNSSAIGIFSHGLPIKCVIMGLLGCSPVMSNMICVEDSSVTLLQHSWKMGWQIKRLNDTSHLRLL, from the exons ATGGGTGCTAATCAGTCggcacaacttgatgaagatgaagacgaaaacgaagaagaagaagaagaagatgatgatgatacaaGAACACCATTGTTGGTCACCAACAATCTTGTCAAGAAAGTTCTAGAACAAGAGCCGGAAATGCTACCCTGTCACGCCTCCGCTTCCCCTCTATCCCCTCAGCTCTCTAATTTAGGCACGCCGCGTCTTGGTCCTTCGATTAAGGTATGGGATCCTTGCAATGTCCTTGCTCCGCCTCCATTACCTCCTCCTCCTCAATTTACAAGGACCACCTTCTCCTACGACGCAATTCACGATGATCGGACTATTACGGACCTATACTTGATTACTCATGGCGACTGGCACATGAATTTGAGGCCTGATCTCATTGCCGGACGATGTCCTGAAGCGGCTCTTACTCCTAATGGGAACCGACAAGCCAGAGCTTTGGCTGTGTTCCTGAAATCCCAGGGGATTCGGTTCAACGCCGTGTATTCATCGCCACTGGATCGGGCCAGAGCGACTGCAGTTTCTGTCTGTCAG GAGATGGATCTGATGGAAGAACAGATACAAACAAGTGAGGCACTTATCGAAATAAGTCAAGGTGACTGGGAAGGCTGCCAAAGATCGGAAATTCACACTCCCGAACTATCAACCCTAATGGAGAGATTCCAACCGGATTTTTCAGCACCATCAGGAGAATCACTAAGACAGGTTCAATTTCGAATGATCCAGTTCTTAAATACAACCATTCTTAGTCTACCCGAGAAATTGTCTTCAAAACCCCAATTGGATTTATTAGTTCATAGACAACAACATTGGCATGGGCATGGGGGTGGTCCAAGGAAGAAGTCGGGTAAGAGTAGGCTTCAGATGATTATGACGAAAACCGGAGGTGGTGGTGGCGGTGATAATGAAGCTGACGATGAGATGTCTCCACGAGTAGCAACAACAATCACCggaaaagtaaataataataataataatattattagatcAAGTAATGTTGTTGGGACGAATTCATCAGCTATTGGCATTTTCAGTCATGGGTTGCCGATTAAGTGTGTTATTATGGGTCTGCTTGGATGTAGTCCGGTTATGTCGAATATGATATGTGTTGAGGATTCTTCTGTTACTTTGCTTCAACATTCATGGAAAATGGGGTGGCAGATTAAGAGATTGAATGATACTTCACATCTTAGGCTTCTCTAA
- the LOC124917357 gene encoding serine/threonine-protein kinase D6PK-like, translated as MLGPKPNSATVRRDNASTSANPRPNDKQSRYDDTSSLSSTCYLDYGSESAHSSLGSAAVHSIHSFKSTLPHHHEHKDGISGSKKGKMEFLGPNPIDILDQRFGFGFGFHRQVSGTRSECYMEEDAIDNGHDQKDFLCPSPQYSLYSATQYVEAKQSFTNTEVSECEDKIVEIQHSVYRGSTGSDMSGESSSSTLSSAMYKPHKANDSRWEAIKAVKLHHGALGLHHFRPFKKLGSGDIGNVYLSELIGTRSYFAMKVMNKGELANRKKLARVQTERDILKCLDHPFLPTLYTHFETDSFSCLVMEFCPGGDLHALRQKQPWKFFPENAARFYVAEVLLALEYLHMLGIIYRDLKPENVLVREDGHIMLSDFDLSLRCVVNPTLVKSSNPVLESKNTAYCLEPSCVIQPACIQPSCFGPRFLNKQKKRGKKTEAYHQVSPLPELVAEPTSARSMSFVGTHEYLAPEIIKGEGHGSAVDWWTFGIFLYELLFGRTPFKGTGNRETLFNVVGQPLRFPDSPSVSFAARDLIRGLLVKEPQHRLAYRRGATEIKQHPFFQSMNWALIRCTNPPEIPKAMIRDDEGMIAASSGAVDLKPEGNYLEMEFF; from the exons ATGCTTGGCCCTAAACCAAATTCCGCCACTGTGAGACGTGACAATGCTTCAACTTCGGCTAATCCTCGTCCAAACGACAAACAATCGCGATACGATGATACTTCCTCTTTGTCTTCCACGTGTTATCTAGATTATGGTTCAGAATCTGCCCACTCTTCACTGGGTTCGGCAGCAGTACATTCCATTCATTCCTTTAAGTCAACTCTCCCACACCATCATGAACACAAGGACGGAATATCGGGATCTAAAAAGGGAAAGATGGAATTCTTAGGGCCTAATCCTATTGACATTCTTGATCAGaggtttggttttggttttggtttccATAGGCAGGTTTCAGGTACAAGATCTGAATGTTACATGGAGGAGGATGCCATTGATAATGGACATGATCAAAAGGACTTTTTATGTCCAAGTCCTCAATATAGTCTTTACTCCGCCACTCAGTATGTAGAAGCCAAGCAGAGCTTCACAAACACTGAGGTTAGCGAATGTGAAGACAAAATTGTTGAAATCCAACACTCTGTTTACAGGGGAAGTACCGGAAGTGATATGAGTGGAGAGAGTAGCTCTAGTACGTTAAGCAGTGCAATGTATAAACCGCACAAGGCAAACGATTCGAGATGGGAAGCGATCAAAGCAGTGAAGCTACACCATGGAGCTCTCGGTTTGCATCATTTCAGGCCGTTCAAGAAGTTGGGAAGTGGGGATATAGGAAATGTTTATCTCTCGGAGTTGATTGGAACGAGAAGCTACTTTGCGATGAAAGTTATGAATAAAGGAGAATTAGCTAATCGGAAAAAGCTTGCTAGGGTCCAAACAGAAAGGGATATATTAAAGTGTCTTGATCATCCCTTTCTGCCTACTTTGTATACACATTTTGAAACTGACAGTTTCTCTTGCTTGGTTATGGAGTTTTGTCCTGGTGGAGATCTTCATGCTCTTAGACAAAAACAACCCTGGAAGTTCTTCCCCGAGAATGCTGCCAG GTTCTATGTGGCTGAAGTTCTCCTTGCTTTGGAGTATCTGCACATGCTTGGAATCATTTATAGAGACCTTAAGCCAGAGAATGTCTTAGTAAGGGAAGATGGGCATATAATGCTATCGGATTTCGACCTCTCCTTAAGATGTGTCGTGAATCCAACCCTGGTCAAGTCCTCGAACCCGGTTCTAGAATCTAAGAACACAGCCTACTGTCTCGAACCATCTTGCGTGATCCAGCCAGCCTGCATCCAACCATCATGCTTCGGTCCTCGTTTTCTCAACAAGCAGAAGAAAAGAGGAAAGAAGACAGAAGCCTACCATCAAGTGAGCCCTCTTCCGGAGCTGGTTGCAGAACCGACGAGCGCTCGATCAATGTCGTTTGTGGGCACGCACGAGTACTTAGCTCCCGAGATTATCAAAGGAGAAGGCCACGGAAGTGCTGTTGATTGGTGGACGTTTGGGATATTTCTGTACGAGCTTTTGTTTGGGAGGACTCCGTTTAAAGGAACGGGGAATCGGGAAACTCTGTTTAATGTGGTGGGACAACCGCTCAGGTTTCCTGATTCGCCTTCGGTTAGTTTTGCTGCTAGAGATTTGATTAGAGGTTTGCTTGTTAAAGAGCCTCAGCATCGGCTTGCTTATAGGAGAGGGGCGACTGAGATTAAACAGCATCCGTTTTTTCAGAGTATGAATTGGGCGTTGATTCGGTGTACTAATCCGCCGGAGATACCCAAAGCGATGATTAGAGATGATGAAGGGATGATTGCAGCCTCTTCTGGGGCTGTTGATTTGAAGCCAGAGGGTAATTATTTGGAAATGGAGtttttttga